One segment of Lytechinus variegatus isolate NC3 chromosome 13, Lvar_3.0, whole genome shotgun sequence DNA contains the following:
- the LOC121426603 gene encoding uncharacterized protein LOC121426603 → MAASGTRDASSHESRTIIWGVPRTVSTALLKCLSFIEDIQVWFEPYTYCRAAQVHAKQLMGVDLPNEYEGNEEVYRRVADYLRERRLGNTTKPENISYAFIGRQLEASTSRHVLVKDFALTVNQDQRQFIPKGFKHIFLIRHPLRVFASTRKSIFNQLVASGLLTGEAAVEENFNLDRDYKYPNDPTGAMIFKDLYDMWKYVQCELGQETVVFDSDDLLSNPSEMLPKICEAAGLPYDESLLKWDASSEVTKTWVVYADDIVDMFVHFYDTAIKSSEFLDPGRMPSRDEVRPDVIRCTEKAMRYFEEMYEKRVKI, encoded by the exons ATGGCGGCGTCCGGTACTAGGGATGCATCTTCTCATGAAAGTCGCACAATTATCTGGGGTGTACCCCGCACTGTGTCAACAGCTCTCCTCAAGTGTCTGAGTTTTATTGAGGACATCCAGGTTTGGTTCGAACCCTACACCTACTGCAGAGCTGCCCAGGTGCATGCTAAGCAACTGATGGGGGTGGATCTACCAAACGAGTACGAAGGGAACGAGGAGGTATACAGACGTGTGGCTGACTACTTGAGAGAACGAAGGTTGGGAAATACGACTAAGCCAGAAAATATTTC TTACGCGTTTATTGGTCGCCAGTTGGAGGCGTCAACAAGCCGCCATGTCTTGGTCAAAGATTTCGCTCTTACTGTAAACCAAGACCAGAGACAGTTCATACCGAAAGGTTTCAAGCACATCTTCCTCATACGCCACCCTCTCCGCGTGTTCGCCTCAACACgaaaatcaattttcaaccaACTCGTAGCTTCAGGTCTGCTAACCGGTGAAGCCGCGGTCGAAGAAAATTTCAACTTGGACCGCGACTACAAGTATCCAAACGACCCGACCGGAGCGATGATATTTAAAGATCTCTACGATATGTGGAAGTATGTCCAATGTGAACTCGGCCAAGAAACGGTAGTTTTCGACAGTGACGATTTGCTGTCGAATCCTTCCGAGATGCTGCCGAAGATCTGCGAAGCAGCAGGGCTACCATACGACGAATCTCTCCTGAAGTGGGATGCGTCTTCTGAAGTGACGAAAACCTGGGTTGTCTATGCCGATGACATCGTGGACATGTTTGTGCACTTCTACGATACTGCTATAAAGAGCAGCGAATTTTTGGATCCAGGCAGGATGCCGTCACGTGACGAAGTTAGGCCTGACGTCATCAGATGTACCGAGAAGGCTATGAGATATTTTGAAGAAATGTACGAAAAGAGAGTTAAGATTTAA